Proteins co-encoded in one Megalops cyprinoides isolate fMegCyp1 chromosome 1, fMegCyp1.pri, whole genome shotgun sequence genomic window:
- the pgap6 gene encoding post-GPI attachment to proteins factor 6 has translation MDGLAVLCLLLPMIITNCFGEDLTYVSGYYSKTPQKLSKYSWYGNVRLYHFRVPEDTVLVRWLLTVTKGSGSNCGNHNITIHFRSGAPPVINPIETEFANNTAFVPAQNLTLSINNGQNITLFNVSNPAPGDWFVAAHLPKDDGKIEHKGFSSSCSYFFQPQMFVRRVVDMPILESKAPLPQSVTSPDKPAVLKIFVPEYTSDLTIRITGCVTEDVMATDCPLLLTLGSASLGDASVRTVNCTGRASCATTLRIPPWDSWVRITVESIYVNVTTTFTISANSTVGCKPKSVGLTGDFFTRLSANGSSVLGGNLSVPVGNTSALGNSSLSPDLLSNTCVHNQPVFKEELDVVSVRFAVINGPNITVSSVAPTLLLLNLNSFTDSGGTLNLDLKLNQTNMTHGNSSVFACLTARSPVLALNSTQTCTTAFSQGYDLSLNVTAPQAALRIPFPEAAVWYLSLQMVCPGNASDCGNVSATVMASVYLSACIDDCGTYGECRLLRSYSYLYAACVCKAGWRGWSCTDNMTAQTYGRQMAAALLLTLSNLLFIPPIVVAVYRCYIVEASVYLFTMFFSTFYHACDQPGVTVLCIMDYDTLQYCDFLGSVSSIWVTILCMSRVKDTFKYMLFMLGTLIIAMSMQLDRRGLWNMLGPILCAVLAMVAAWVYRGVKRRQCYPTTWKRWVFYLIPGLATAIIGLSVYVFTETDDNYYYTHSIWHVMVASSVVFLLPPRDRRQEPWGWSQKLCGYQICKNEKEELYTVT, from the exons ATGGACGGACTGGCTGTTTTATGTCTCCTCCTTCCCATGATCATAACGAACTGTTTTGGAGAGG ATTTAACTTATGTCTCTGGATACTACTCCAAAACACCACAGAAGTTGTCGAAATACAGCTGGTACGGGAACGTTCGACTGTACCATTTCAGAGTGCCTGAAGATACGGTGCTGGTCCGTTGGCTGTTAACTGTGACTAAAGGATCAGGGTCGAACTGTGGAAACCATAATATTACAAT TCACTTCCGTTCAGGTGCCCCTCCGGTTAtaaatcccatagagacagaATTTGCGAACAATACAGCCTTCGTACCTGCGCAGAATCTGACTCTGTCGATAAACAACGGGCAAAATATCACCCTCTTCAATGTCTCCAACCCTGCACCCGGAGATTGGTTTGTGGCTGCACATCTCCCAAAAGATGATGGGAAAATCGAGCACAAG GGCTTCTCCTCCTCGTGTTCCTACTTCTTCCAGCCTCAGATGTTTGTGAGGAGAGTTGTTGACATGCCCATCCTGGAGTCAAAAGCTCCTCTGCCTCAGTCCGTTACTTCCCCCGACAAACCAGCCGTTCTCAA gATTTTTGTCCCAGAGTACACATCTGATCTGACCATCCGGATCACAGGCTGTGTCACAGAGGACGTCATGGCGACGGATTGCCCACTCCTGCTGACCCTTGGCTCTGCTTCACTCGGAGACGCCTCAGTAAGAACCGTCAACTGCACTGGGAGGGCATCTTGCGCCACCACGCTTCGCATCCCGCCGTGGGATTCCTGGGTCCGCATCACTGTGGAGAGCATCTACGTCAACGTGACCACAACCTTCACAATCTCTGCTAATAGCACAG TGGGCTGTAAACCTAAAAGTGTTGGCTTGACGGGAGACTTCTTCACCAGGCTTAGTGCCAACGGCAGCAGTGTGCTGGGAGGCAACCTCTCAGTACCAGTGGGGAACACGAGTGCCCTCGGGAACAGTTCACTGAGCCCAGACTTACTTAGCAACACCTGTGTGCACAACCAACCGGTGTTTAAAGAGGAACTGGATGTGGTGTCTGTGCGCTTTGCAGTGATCAATGGGCCCAACATCACTGTCTCCTCCGTGGCTCCAactcttctcctcctcaacctCAACTCCTTCACTGACAGTGGTGGGACCCTCAACCTAGACCTTAAACTTAACCAG ACAAATATGACTCATGGGAATTCCAGTGTGTTTGCTTGCCTGACAGCCAGGTCACCTGTTCTGGCGCTGAACAGTACCCAGACGTGCACAACAG CTTTCTCTCAGGGCTACGACCTCAGTCTGAATGTAACTGCGCCCCAGGCTGCCCTGCGAATCCCTTTTCCTGAGGCTGCTGTGTGGTACCTCTCCCTACAGATGGTGTGCCCTGGAAATGCCAG CGACTGCGGAAATGTGTCTGCCACGGTGATGGCATCCGTGTACCTCAGCGCCTGCATCGATGACTGTGGGACATACGGAGAGTGCAGGCTGCTCCGATCTTACAGCTACCTCTATGCTGCCTGTGTCTGCAAAGCCG GTTGGCGTGGCTGGAGCTGTACAGACAACATGACTGCACAGACCTATGGTCGGCAGATGGCGGCAGCCCTCCTGCTCACCCTCAGTAACCTGCTATTCATCCCACCCATCGTAGTGGCGGTTTATCGCTGCTACATCGTGGAGGCCTCCGTCTATCTCTTCACCATGTTCTTCTCTACG TTTTACCACGCTTGTGACCAGCCAGGCGTGACGGTGCTGTGTATCATGGATTATGACACGCTCCAGTACTGTGACTTCCTGGGCTCCGTCTCCTCGATCTGGGTCACGATCCTCTGCATGTCCCGGGTCAAGGACACCTTTAAATAT atgctGTTCATGCTGGGCACTCTGATCATCGCCATGTCAATGCAGCTGGATCGCAGGGGCCTGTGGAACATGCTGGGCCCCATTCTGTGCGCTGTGCTAGCCATGGTGGCAGCCTGG GTGTACAGAGGGGTGAAGCGCCGGCAGTGTTACCCCACCACCTGGAAGCGCTGGGTGTTCTACCTAATCCCTGGCCTGGCCACTGCCATCATTGGCCTGTCGGTGTACGTGTTCACCGAGACGGACGACAACTACTACTACACACATAGCATCTGGCACGTGATGGTGGCCAGCAGCGTGGTGTTCCTGCTGCCACCCCGGGACCGGCGCCAGGAGCCTTGGGGGTGGTCCCAGAAGCTGTGTGGCTACCAGATCTGCAAGAATGAGAAGGAGGAGCTCTACACAGTCACTTAG
- the LOC118793344 gene encoding H(+)/Cl(-) exchange transporter 7-like yields MANITKKVSWSSRDDDLAQGEGTALLNGATGAARYTRQFSGGSIFRIGRLSTVDLEEEITTEEEAILSRPKEIPHNEKLLSLKYESLDYDNSENQLFLEEEKRMSYMGFRCLEINRWVVCGLIGFLTGLIACFIDIVVENLAGVKYQLVKQNIEKFTEVGGLSISLILWALLNSVFVMVGSVIVAFFEPIAAGSGIPQIKCYLNGVKIPRVVRLKTLVVKVCGVICSVVGGLAVGKEGPMIHSGAVVAAGVSQGRSTSLKRDFKIFEYFRRDTEKRDFVSAGAAAGVSAAFGAPVGGVLFSLEEGASFWNQMLTWRIFFASMMSTFTLNFFLSIYHKKPGDLSNPGLINFGRFESDSVAYNLYEIPIFIAMGALGGVLGALFNVLNYWLTIFRIRYIHRPCLQVMEAMLVAAVTATVSFAMIYFSNDCQPLVQDQAEEYPLQLFCADGEYNSMASAFFNTPERSVRSLFHNTPGSYNPLTLGMFTLSYFFLACWTYGLTVSAGVFIPSLLIGAAWGRLFGILLATITSSGSIWADPGKYALIGAAAQLGGIVRMTLSLTVIMVEATGNVTYGLPIMLVLMTAKIVGDYFVEGLYDIHIKLQSVPFLHWEAPATSHSLTAREVMSSPVTSFNRIEKVGTIVDVLSNTSTNHNGFPVVNEYIDNTEPGKLCGLILRSQLIVLLKHKVFVERARSCLNQRKLQLKDFRDAYPRFPPIQSIHVSQDERECMMDLTEFMNPTPYTVPQETSLPRVFKLFRALGLRHLVVVDNENRAVGLVTRKDLARYHLGKHGLEELQLAQT; encoded by the exons ATGGCAAACATCACAAAGAAAGTGTCGTGGTCCAGCCGGGATGACGACCTGGCCCAGGGGGAGGGTACTGCACTTCTGAATGGGGCTACTGGCGCAGCTAGATACACCAGACAG TTTTCTGGAGGCAGCATATTTCGGATAGGTAGGCTGAGTACTGTTGACCTGGAAGAAGAAATCACTACAGAGGAG GAAGCAATCCTGAGCCGGCCTAAAGAGATCCCCCATAATGAGAAGCTGCTTTCTCTCAAATATGAG AGCCTTGACTATGACAACAGTGAGAACCAGCTATTCTTGGAGGAAGAGAAGCGGATGAGCTACATG GGATTCAGATGTCTGGAGATCAATCGCTGGGTGGTGTGTGGGCTCATTGGCTTCTTGACGGGTCTCATTGCTTGCTTCATCGACATTGTGGTTGAGAACCTGGCAGGGGTCAAGTATCAATTAGTCAAACAGA ACATTGAGAAATTCACAGAGGTTGGGggactctccatctctctcattctttggGCGTTACTGAACTCAGTGTTCGTCATGGTAGGCTCTGTGATTGTGGCCTTTTTTGAG CCCATTGCTGCTGGTAGTGGAATCCCGCAGATAAAGTGCTACTTGAATGGAGTGAAAATTCCCAGGGTGGTGCGACTGAAG ACCCTGGTGGTGAAAGTGTGTGGGGTGATTTGCTCCGTGGTAGGTGGCCTGGCTGTCGGAAAG GAAGGACCCATGATCCACTCAGGGGCTGTGGTGGCTGCTGGGGTGTCTCAGGGGCGGAGCACCTCCCTGAAGAGAGACTTCAAG ATCTTTGAGTATTTCCGCAGGGACACGGAGAAGAGGGACTTTGTGTCAGCAGGTGCAGCTGCTGGTGTTTCTGCAGCCTTTGGAGCTCCAGTGG GTGGCGTTCTTTTCAGCTTGGAGGAAGGGGCTTCATTCTGGAATCAGATGTTGACCTGGAGAATT ttTTTCGCCTCCATGATGTCAACCTTTACCCTCAACTTCTTCCTGAGTATCTACCACAAGAAACCAGGAGATCTCTCTAATCCTGGTCTCATTAACTTTGGGCGTTTTGAAAGCGAT agtgtGGCATATAACCTCTATGAGATTCCCATCTTCATTGCAATGGGAGCTCTTG GTGGTGTTCTTGGTGCACTGTTTAATGTCCTAAATTATTGGCTAACAATTTTCAGAATCAG GTACATCCACCGGCCATGCCTGCAGGTCATGGAGGCCATGCTGGTTGCCGCAGTAACAGCCACTGTCTCCTTTGCTATGATTTACTTCTCCAATGACTGCCAGCCTCTGGTACAAGACCAGGCAGAGGAGTATCCTCTGCAG ctgttcTGTGCCGATGGGGAGTATAATTCCATGGCCTCGGCTTTCTTTAACACACCAGAGAGGAGCGTCAGGAGTCTTTTTCATAACACGCCAG GGTCCTATAACCCCCTGACCCTGGGCATGTTCACATTGAGTTATTTCTTCTTGGCCTGCTGGACATACGGTCTGACAGTGTCCGCTGGTGTCTTCATCCCCTCTCTGCTGATCGGGGCAGCCTGGGGGCGGCTCTTTGGCATCCTGTTGGCTACAATCACCTCCAGTGGTTCT atATGGGCAGATCCTGGCAAGTACGCCTTGATTGGAGCAGCGGCTCAGCTTG GTGGAATTGTGAGAATGACCCTCAGTCTGACTGTCATCATGGTGGAAGCCACAGGCAACGTCACATACGGTCTCCCCATCATGCTGGTACTCATGACTGCAAAAATCGTGGGCGATTATTTTGTAGAG GGGTTGTATGACATCCACATCAAGCTGCAGAGTGTGCCTTTCCTTCACTGGGAAGCCCCGGCCacttctcattctctcactgCCAG GGAGGTGATGAGCTCTCCTGTGACGAGTTTCAATAGGATAGAGAAGGTGGGGACCATTGTGGATGTCCTAAGCAACACGAGCACCAATCACAATGGGTTCCCAGTTGTCAATGAATACATCGACAATACTGAg CCGGGCAAATTATGTGGATTAATTCTACGATCCCAGCTTATTGTTCTCCTGAAACATAAG GTGTTCGTGGAGAGGGCTCGCTCTTGCCTCAACCAGCGCAAGCTCCAGTTGAAGGACTTCCGGGATGCTTACCCCCGCTTTCCCCCGATTCAGTCCATCCACGTGTCACAGGACGAGAGAGAGTGCATGATGGACTTGACCGAGTTCATGAACCCCACACCATACACCGTGCCCCAG gAGACCTCTCTTCCTCGTGTCTTTAAGTTGTTCCGAGCTCTTGGTTTAAGGCACCTGGTGGTGGTAGACAATGAAAACAGG GCTGTTGGACTTGTGACAAGAAAGGATCTGGCTCGGTATCACCTGGGTAAACATGGACTGGAAGAGCTGCAGCTGGCACAGACGTGA
- the LOC118779090 gene encoding protein PERCC1: MAAGVIRNLSEFRLTTSYQHPFYCQMDIQDSLIEDEEEDEEEEEEENEGEEEGLEERGGLSCHTHGGDEGWREKASAPSPTETTYRLLRFADLINSDIQRYFGRKNREEDPDACDIYEDRTFQGKCGRERYYADLVKMAQTGDSSSAGGKGGQEEAQDSPSTPLNLPCEVDCQALEVLCSQENTQQLGPLAELFDYGLRRFVGSNGGSKQAPQQKGDRRHGHILPMCKRRLPPSFWTEPTPAQPVCMLSTSNTPDFSDLLANWTTESSQELHGGVRDSPHELTRQELETEYHIS, from the coding sequence ATGGCTGCAGGGGTTATTAGAAATCTCAGTGAGTTTCGACTCACCACATCCTACCAGCACCCTTTCTACTGCCAAATGGACATTCAAGACTCTTTAAtagaggatgaagaggaagatgaagaggaggaagaggaggagaacgagggagaggaagagggactTGAAGAGAGGGGAGGTTTATCTTGCCATACACATGGAGGGGATGAAGGCTGGAGGGAAAAAGCCTCAGCTCCCAGCCCCACAGAGACTACCTACCGTCTTCTTCGCTTTGCCGACCTCATTAACAGCGACATCCAGCGCTACTTTGGGCGGAAAAACCGAGAAGAGGACCCAGATGCCTGTGACATCTACGAGGACCGCACATTTCAGGGGAAGTGCGGACGGGAGCGCTACTATGCAGACCTTGTCAAGATGGCTCAGACAGGTGACAGTAGTTCTGCAGGGGGTAAGGGAGGGCAAGAGGAGGCCCAAGACTCCCCTTCCACTCCCCTGAATCTGCCCTGTGAGGTTGACTGCCAGGCCCTTGAGGTGCTGTGCAGCCAGGAGAATACTCAGCAACTGGGACCTCTGGCTGAGCTCTTTGACTACGGACTGCGCAGGTTTGTGGGATCAAATGGAGGAAGCAAGCAAGCTCCCCAGCAGAAAGGAGACAGAAGACATGGCCACATTCTGCCCATGTGCAAGCGTCGTCTACCCCCCAGTTTCTGGACAGAGCCTACGCCCGCACAGCCAGTCTGTATGCTGAGCACCTCCAACACCCCCGATTTTAGCGACCTCCTGGCCAACTGGACCACCGAGAGCAGCCAGGAGCTGCACGGAGGAGTCAGAGACTCCCCTCATGAGTTGACCCGACAGGAACTCGAGACAGAGTACCACATATCATAG
- the LOC118779161 gene encoding pentraxin-4-like: MICNRGKVGFLLILMYLHTQPVFRHVGAQKQPKKNFLDRLKRLDEQFRRFQEDTVSRLQDIANKFNLPSNINDRFQVLTAQYQNISILLNDFQITAANDLSSLKSWTKKLQRKTRNLNLKLAILERTLNDQKRMTLKEAKKQKLLLFNLTQQVRDHRDRIGFISANQNEMQGGFRGLQDALKKQLDMTARLQEQVKALLQKNTFSSRGSSSSGDPLISNRTPQNPPSRIPTPGLEQGRRSPPSKKKIHLKPSNGKRVRDRLPLPRPTQPYMSAQNKPKTRPGPKMQKEPDVYDLAQLPLRHRIPQHHHKSKKTGAICNVNSMLHFPSNSIRNYVTFKKSFLTGIHELSICTWLKIDVSYVGTLLSYATEENDNKLVLYGRSSKQGSLDFVVGDPAYRELPADNLLDSRWHHLCIIWSSIEGRFWHYTDHRLISTGSKFQKGYEIPEGGSIILGQEQDYLGGGFDEAEAFVGRMAGFMVWNRVLSPGEVSGIATGKGIPRGTVLSLDDIDQLNGSVQHVNCRCLEHCM; encoded by the exons ATGATCTGCAACAGAGGAAAAGTGGGCTTCCTCCTGATTTTGATGTACCTTCATACTCAGCCTGTCTTTAGACATGTCGGAGCCCAGAAGCAGCCGAAGAAGAATTTTCTTGACAGACTGAAGAGGTTGGATGAGCAG TTTCGGAGGTTCCAAGAGGACACTGTTAGCCGTCTTCAAGATATTGCTAACAAATTCAACCTCCCGTCTAACATTAATGACCGTTTCCAAGTCTTGACAGCTCAGTACCAGAACATCTCTATTCTGCTCAATGACTTCCAGATCACAGCAGCCAATGACCTCAGCAGCCTGAAGTCTTGGACCAAGAAACTGCAAAGAAAGACGAGAAACCTAAACCTGAAGTTGGCAATTCTGGAGAGAACCCTGAATGACCAGAAGAGGATGACACTGAAGGAggccaaaaaacagaaattgctGCTGTTCAATCTCACCCAGCAGGTCCGGGATCACAGAGATCGTATCGGTTTCATCTCTGCCAATCAGAACGAGATGCAGGGTGGGTTTAGGGGCCTCCAGGATGCCCTTAAAAAGCAGCTGGACATGACAGCCCggctgcaggagcaggtgaAGGCCCTGCTGCAGAAGAACACGTTTTCCTCCAGAGGTTCTTCAAGTTCTGGTGATCCTCTCATCTCCAATCGAACACCCCAGAATCCACCTTCCAGAATCCCAACACCAGGCCTGGAACAGGGCCGTAGGAGCCCCCCAAGCAAGAAGAAGATCCACCTAAAGCCTTCCAATGGGAAGAGGGTGAGGGACAGATTGCCATTGCCCAGGCCAACTCAGCCATATATGAGCGCCCAGAACAAGCCCAAGACAAGGCCAGGACCTAAAATGCAGAAGGAACCAGATGTATATGACTTGGCCCAGCTTCCTCTGAGACACAGGATTCCTCAACACCATCATAAATCAAAGAAAACTGGCGCAA tttgcAATGTGAATTCCATGCTACATTTCCCCTCCAACTCCATTCGGAATTATGTCACCTTCAAGAAGAGCTTCCTGACTGGTATCCATGAGCTGTCCATCTGCACTTGGCTGAAGATAGATGTGAGTTATGTCGGCACATTGCTGTCCTATGCCACGGAAGAGAATGACAACAAGCTAGTCCTGTATGGTCGCTCCAGCAAGCAAGGGAGTCTGGACTTTGTGGTTGGAGATCCAGCGTATCGAGAGTTGCCCGCTGATAACCTCCTAGACAGTCGTTGGCACCATCTTTGCATCATCTGGTCATCCATAGAAGGCAGGTTTTGGCACTATACTGACCACCGTCTCATCTCCACGGGCTCCAAATTCCAGAAGGGCTATGAGATCCCAGAGGGGGGTTCCATCATCCTGGGGCAGGAACAAGACTATTTAGGAGGCGGATTTGATGAGGCAGAAGCCTTTGTGGGCAGGATGGCGGGTTTTATGGTGTGGAACCGAGTACTGAGTCCGGGTGAGGTGTCTGGGATTGCTACGGGGAAAGGCATCCCCAGGGGAACAGTCCTCAGTCTGGATGATATAGACCAACTGAATGGCTCAGTGCAGCATGTGAACTGTCGGTGTCTGGAACACTGTATGTAA